The following are from one region of the Nicotiana tomentosiformis chromosome 7, ASM39032v3, whole genome shotgun sequence genome:
- the LOC138895636 gene encoding uncharacterized protein translates to MAKTSQTVPQKEKASSSQCVADETPVEPRPEECVPGTCVLTSDFKVDKGLGKDAVLRPLSSEEDVSTFVPKPVKENKKKRASLSEYPKPKKRTAHKPIKNVIPLTVESVLRLRDKEEEEEEEEEEEYDESTLAVRTKRAADASMPAGSMMPYGALSRTEKIYRRAAAVHREQCSRSQNELHRYTADLKCAIDERNSLKLSLGQREEEIKDLRAELSKAYRDQNDLSEQVMMLLKTYGFDIGTVSNILVSQLQQKIKMIGGLREEVDVIRMESLRWKEGMDRFAAEKETARAQLSSSETQLQKVKEKNLVQAKKIEELEARLASVLSKAESDTEKAKTCADALMAVYRADAEAAQVQAREAAESADGQAHWVTELAKHRSRRETLEEIHARGFDLTEEIKRAKELEADAEALIFDDDDDDDGSKSLFFCRLAFDSVSWVAVIYLMNISIMF, encoded by the exons atggcgaaaacatcgcaaacagttcctcagaaagagaaagcttcatcttcacagtgtgtcgccgatgagacaccggtgGAACCACGGCCAGAGGAGTGTGTCCCCGGGAcgtgcgtccttacttcagattttaaagttgataaag gtttgggtaaggaTGCGGTCTTGAGACCTCTGTCTAGTGAGGAGGATGTCTCGACCTTCGTTCCAAAGcctgtgaaggaaaataaaaagaagagagCTTCGTTATCTgaatatccaaaaccgaagaagaggacggctcataAACCAAtcaagaatgtcattcctttgaccgtagaatccgtTTTGCGCCTAAgggataaagaagaagaagaagaagaagaagaagaagaagaatatgatGAGTCCACGCTGGCAGTCCGGACGAAGAGAGCCGCCGATGCTTCAAtgccggctggatcgatgatgcctTATGGGGCTCTGTCTCGAACTGAAAAAATATACCGGAGA GCTGCGGCagtccatcgagaacaatgttctcgttcccagaatgagctgcatcgatacacGGCCGACCTGAAATGCGCTATCGATGAGAggaactctctcaaactttccttaggacagagagaggaggaaataaaagatctCCGGGCCGAACtgtccaaggcttatcgagaccagaatgatttgtctgagcaggtaatgatgcttttgaaaacctATGGGTTCGATATCGGAACGGTATCTAACATtttggtctcacagctgcagcaaaaaatcaaGATGATAGGGGGGctgcgtgaggaggtcgatgtgataaggatggaatctttgcggtggaaagaaggtatggaccgctttgctgcagaaaaagagaccgctcgagcccagttatcttcgtctgaaacccaacttcagaaagtGAAGGAGAAAAACCTGGTTCAAGCAAAGAAAatcgaggagcttgaggctcggttggcctcagtACTCTCCAAGGCCGAATCCGATACCGAAAAGGCAAAGACTTGTGCGGATGCGCtcatggccgtctatcgggctgatgctgaagctgcccaagttcaggcaagagaggcagccgaatccGCTGATGGTCAGGCGCATTGGGTTACCGAACTAGCTAAGCACCGATCCAGGAGAgaaaccctcgaggaaattcatgctcgcggcttcgatctcacggaagagataaaaagggcaaaagaactcgAGGCTGATGCCGAAGCTCTGAttttcgatgatgatgatgacgacgatgGGAGCAAAA GCCTCttcttttgccgacttgcttttgATTCTGTTTCCTGGGTTGCTGTGATTTATctcatgaatatttccataatgtTTTAA
- the LOC104086528 gene encoding dynamin-like protein ARC5 isoform X2: MAGEESSPESATGNKKMDELEGQWRLYEAYNELHGLAQEFDTPFDAPAVLVVGHQTDGKSALVEALMGFQFNHVGGGTKTRRPITLHMKYNPECDSPLCHLLSDSDPSVSHEKSLQEIQAYIEAENMRLEKETCQFSAKEIIIRIEYKYCPNLTIIDTPGLVAPAPSRKNRALQAQARAVESLVRAKMQHREFIILCLEDCNDWSNATTRRVVMQIDPELSRTVVVATKLDTKIPQFARASDVEVFLSPPASTLDGFMLGDSPFFTSVPSGRVGFGPESVFRSNDEFKQAISSREVEDLVALEEKLGRALSKHERSRIGVSSLRLFLEELLLKRYMDSVPSIIPLLEKEYRSSTRKLSELDQQLSSLNEAKLKEKGRTFHDLFLTKLSLLLKGTVIAPPDKFGETLQDERVNGGAFIGSDGLQFPHKLIPNAGMRLYGGAQYHRAMAEFRFVVGGIKCPPITREEIVNACGVEDIHDGTNYSRTACVIAVAKARDTFEPFLHQLGCRLLHILKRLLPIAVYLLQKEGEYLSGHDVFLRRVADAFNNFAESTEISCREKCMEDLVSTTRYVTWSLHNKNRAGLRQFLDSFGGSEQSAIIGNDSNTSTQTTETRLADLLDSTLWNRRLAPSSERIVYALVQQIFHGIREYFLASTELKFNCFLLMPVVDKLPAMLREDLESAFEDDLDNVFDITNLRHSVGQQKRQTEIELKRVQKLKEKFRYIHEQLNSQQAMFGQ, encoded by the exons ATGGCGGGCGAAGAAAGTTCACCAGAATCCGCGACCGGTAACAAAAAGATGGACGAATTGGAAGGGCAATGGAGGCTATACGAGGCGTACAATGAGCTACACGGTTTAGCTCAGGAATTCGACACTCCATTTGATGCACCAGCAGTGCTGGTAGTGGGCCACCAGACGGACGGGAAAAGCGCACTGGTGGAGGCACTAATGGGCTTCCAATTCAACCACGTCGGTGGTGGAACCAAGACTCGTCGGCCCATTACTCTTCACATGAAATACAACCCCGAGTGTGACTCTCCCCTTTGCCATCTCTTGTCTGATTCTGACCCCTCTGTTTCTCATGAAAAATCGCTACAAGAAATTCAG GCATATATTGAGGCTGAAAACATGAGGTTGGAGAAGGAAACATGCCAGTTTTCTGCAAAAGAGATAATCATTAGAATCGAATACAAATATTGCCCCAACCTTACTATCATTGACACTCCAGGACTTGTTGCTCCAGCACCTAGTCGGAAAAATCGGGCTTTACAG GCTCAAGCTCGTGCAGTGGAGTCATTGGTGCGAGCAAAAATGCAGCATAGGGAATTCATTATATTGTGCCTGGAAGATTGTAATGATTGGAGCAATGCAACTACGAGGAGGGTTGTAATGCAG ATTGATCCTGAGCTTTCAAGGACTGTGGTTGTTGCAACGAAGCTTGATACGAAAATACCTCAGTTCGCACGAGCTTCTGATGTTGAAGTTTTCCTTTCACCACCAGCAAGTACACTTGATGGATTTATGTTGGGTGATTCTCCCTTTTTTAcatctgttccttctgggagagttgGTTTTGGACCTGAATCAGTTTTCAGATCCAATGATGAGTTCAAACAG GCTATTTCATCACGGGAGGTGGAAGATTTAGTAGCATTGGAGGAGAAGTTGGGCAGAGCACTTTCAAAGCACGAAAGAAGCAGAATAGGTGTTAGCAGCCTTAGGCTATTCTTGGAGGAGTTGCTCCTGAAAAG GTACATGGACAGTGTGCCATCAATTATTCCCCTCCTCGAGAAAGAGTACCGGAGCAGCACTAGAAAGCTGAGTGAATTAGATCAACAACTCAG CTCTTTGAATGAGGCAAAACTGAAGGAGAAAGGAAGAACTTTCCATGATCTATTTTTGACCAAG CTGTCACTGTTGTTGAAAGGAACAGTTATTGCACCACCAGACAAATTCG GGGAAACCCTACAAGATGAGAGGGTCAATGGAGGGGCATTTATTGGATCTGATGGTCTTCAGTTCCCACACAAACTGATACCT AATGCAGGCATGCGTCTTTATGGAGGTGCCCAATATCATCGTGCAATGGCTGAGTTTCGTTTTGTTGTTGGAGGAATTAAATGCCCTCCAATTACACGGGAAGAAATAGTGAATGCATGTGGAGTTGAAGACATTCATGATGGAACTAACTATTCTAG AACAGCCTGTGTAATTGCTGTTGCCAAGGCTCGTGATACATTTGAGCCTTTCCTTCATCAG TTGGGTTGCAGACTATTACACATTCTGAAACGGTTACTTCCAATTGCTGTTTATCTTCTTCAG AAAGAAGGGGAATACCTGAGTGGCCATGATGTATTTCTGAGGCGTGTAGCAGATGCTTTCAACAATTTTGCAGAATCTACCGAAATATCATGTCGTGAAAA GTGCATGGAGGATTTAGTGAGCACCACTCGCTACGTGACATGGTCCCTCCACAATAAG AATCGGGCCGGATTACGTCAATTTCTAGATTCATTTGGTGGATCCGAACAGTCTGCCATTATTG GGAACGATTCAAATACGAGTACTCAGACAACAGAAACAAGACTAGCTGACCTTTTAGACAGCACGCTTTGGAACAGGAGGCTTGCTCCTTCTTCTGAAAGAATTGTTTATGCCTTGGTTCAACAAATATTTCATGGCATAAGAGAATATTTCTTGGCATCAACAGAACTAAAG TTCAACTGTTTTCTACTCATGCCTGTTGTTGACAAGCTGCCTGCAATGCTTCGTGAGGACTTAGAATCTGCTTTTGAAGATGATTTAGATAATGTTTTTGACATCACTAACCTACGGCATTCAGTAGGGCAGCAGAAACGGCAAActgaaattgagctgaaaagg GTACAAAAGCTTAAAGAGAAATTCCGCTACATTCACGAGCAACTTAATTCTCAGCAGGCCATGTTTGGACAGTAG
- the LOC104086528 gene encoding dynamin-like protein ARC5 isoform X1, translating into MAGEESSPESATGNKKMDELEGQWRLYEAYNELHGLAQEFDTPFDAPAVLVVGHQTDGKSALVEALMGFQFNHVGGGTKTRRPITLHMKYNPECDSPLCHLLSDSDPSVSHEKSLQEIQAYIEAENMRLEKETCQFSAKEIIIRIEYKYCPNLTIIDTPGLVAPAPSRKNRALQAQARAVESLVRAKMQHREFIILCLEDCNDWSNATTRRVVMQIDPELSRTVVVATKLDTKIPQFARASDVEVFLSPPASTLDGFMLGDSPFFTSVPSGRVGFGPESVFRSNDEFKQAISSREVEDLVALEEKLGRALSKHERSRIGVSSLRLFLEELLLKRYMDSVPSIIPLLEKEYRSSTRKLSELDQQLSSLNEAKLKEKGRTFHDLFLTKLSLLLKGTVIAPPDKFGETLQDERVNGGAFIGSDGLQFPHKLIPNAGMRLYGGAQYHRAMAEFRFVVGGIKCPPITREEIVNACGVEDIHDGTNYSRTACVIAVAKARDTFEPFLHQLGCRLLHILKRLLPIAVYLLQKEGEYLSGHDVFLRRVADAFNNFAESTEISCREKCMEDLVSTTRYVTWSLHNKNRAGLRQFLDSFGGSEQSAIIGNSTSTGLSQDLSTASVASDNKQDVKARTDVKLSHLASGNDSNTSTQTTETRLADLLDSTLWNRRLAPSSERIVYALVQQIFHGIREYFLASTELKFNCFLLMPVVDKLPAMLREDLESAFEDDLDNVFDITNLRHSVGQQKRQTEIELKRVQKLKEKFRYIHEQLNSQQAMFGQ; encoded by the exons ATGGCGGGCGAAGAAAGTTCACCAGAATCCGCGACCGGTAACAAAAAGATGGACGAATTGGAAGGGCAATGGAGGCTATACGAGGCGTACAATGAGCTACACGGTTTAGCTCAGGAATTCGACACTCCATTTGATGCACCAGCAGTGCTGGTAGTGGGCCACCAGACGGACGGGAAAAGCGCACTGGTGGAGGCACTAATGGGCTTCCAATTCAACCACGTCGGTGGTGGAACCAAGACTCGTCGGCCCATTACTCTTCACATGAAATACAACCCCGAGTGTGACTCTCCCCTTTGCCATCTCTTGTCTGATTCTGACCCCTCTGTTTCTCATGAAAAATCGCTACAAGAAATTCAG GCATATATTGAGGCTGAAAACATGAGGTTGGAGAAGGAAACATGCCAGTTTTCTGCAAAAGAGATAATCATTAGAATCGAATACAAATATTGCCCCAACCTTACTATCATTGACACTCCAGGACTTGTTGCTCCAGCACCTAGTCGGAAAAATCGGGCTTTACAG GCTCAAGCTCGTGCAGTGGAGTCATTGGTGCGAGCAAAAATGCAGCATAGGGAATTCATTATATTGTGCCTGGAAGATTGTAATGATTGGAGCAATGCAACTACGAGGAGGGTTGTAATGCAG ATTGATCCTGAGCTTTCAAGGACTGTGGTTGTTGCAACGAAGCTTGATACGAAAATACCTCAGTTCGCACGAGCTTCTGATGTTGAAGTTTTCCTTTCACCACCAGCAAGTACACTTGATGGATTTATGTTGGGTGATTCTCCCTTTTTTAcatctgttccttctgggagagttgGTTTTGGACCTGAATCAGTTTTCAGATCCAATGATGAGTTCAAACAG GCTATTTCATCACGGGAGGTGGAAGATTTAGTAGCATTGGAGGAGAAGTTGGGCAGAGCACTTTCAAAGCACGAAAGAAGCAGAATAGGTGTTAGCAGCCTTAGGCTATTCTTGGAGGAGTTGCTCCTGAAAAG GTACATGGACAGTGTGCCATCAATTATTCCCCTCCTCGAGAAAGAGTACCGGAGCAGCACTAGAAAGCTGAGTGAATTAGATCAACAACTCAG CTCTTTGAATGAGGCAAAACTGAAGGAGAAAGGAAGAACTTTCCATGATCTATTTTTGACCAAG CTGTCACTGTTGTTGAAAGGAACAGTTATTGCACCACCAGACAAATTCG GGGAAACCCTACAAGATGAGAGGGTCAATGGAGGGGCATTTATTGGATCTGATGGTCTTCAGTTCCCACACAAACTGATACCT AATGCAGGCATGCGTCTTTATGGAGGTGCCCAATATCATCGTGCAATGGCTGAGTTTCGTTTTGTTGTTGGAGGAATTAAATGCCCTCCAATTACACGGGAAGAAATAGTGAATGCATGTGGAGTTGAAGACATTCATGATGGAACTAACTATTCTAG AACAGCCTGTGTAATTGCTGTTGCCAAGGCTCGTGATACATTTGAGCCTTTCCTTCATCAG TTGGGTTGCAGACTATTACACATTCTGAAACGGTTACTTCCAATTGCTGTTTATCTTCTTCAG AAAGAAGGGGAATACCTGAGTGGCCATGATGTATTTCTGAGGCGTGTAGCAGATGCTTTCAACAATTTTGCAGAATCTACCGAAATATCATGTCGTGAAAA GTGCATGGAGGATTTAGTGAGCACCACTCGCTACGTGACATGGTCCCTCCACAATAAG AATCGGGCCGGATTACGTCAATTTCTAGATTCATTTGGTGGATCCGAACAGTCTGCCATTATTGGTAATTCCACATCTACTGGTCTTTCTCAAGATTTGTCAACTGCATCTGTAGCCAGTGATAACAAGCAGGATGTTAAGGCCAGGACAGATGTAAAGCTTAGTCATTTGGCTTCAGGGAACGATTCAAATACGAGTACTCAGACAACAGAAACAAGACTAGCTGACCTTTTAGACAGCACGCTTTGGAACAGGAGGCTTGCTCCTTCTTCTGAAAGAATTGTTTATGCCTTGGTTCAACAAATATTTCATGGCATAAGAGAATATTTCTTGGCATCAACAGAACTAAAG TTCAACTGTTTTCTACTCATGCCTGTTGTTGACAAGCTGCCTGCAATGCTTCGTGAGGACTTAGAATCTGCTTTTGAAGATGATTTAGATAATGTTTTTGACATCACTAACCTACGGCATTCAGTAGGGCAGCAGAAACGGCAAActgaaattgagctgaaaagg GTACAAAAGCTTAAAGAGAAATTCCGCTACATTCACGAGCAACTTAATTCTCAGCAGGCCATGTTTGGACAGTAG
- the LOC117274256 gene encoding NAC domain-containing protein 104-like, whose protein sequence is MGDNNNVNLPPGFRFSPTDEELVVHFLQRKASLLPCHPDIIPDLHLYPYDPWDLDAGKTMAVGNKWYFYSRITNETRITGNGYWQPVGVDESILSSSNHKVIGTKKYYGFYMGDEPPQGHKTNWLMQEYRLSHSSASTSSSNRSSSRRSTTHSTNEYSKWLPLICCVHESNSDNDSAELSCLDEVFLSLDDLDDDNISSPH, encoded by the exons ATGGGGGATAATAATAATGTAAACCTACCACCTGGTTTTAGGTTCAGCCCAACAGATGAGGAGCTGGTTGTTCATTTTCTCCAACGCAAGGCTTCTCTCTTACCTTGCCATCCTGATATCATTCCTGATCTTCATCTTTATCCCTATGATCCTTGGGATTTGGATGCAG GAAAAACAATGGCAGTAGGAAACAAATGGTATTTCTATAGTAGGATAACAAATGAGACCCGAATCACAGGGAATGGATACTGGCAACCTGTGGGAGTTGATGAATCAATATTGTCAAGTTCCAATCACAAAGTTATTGGGACGAAGAAATACTATGGATTTTACATGGGTGATGAGCCACCACAAGGCCATAAAACCAATTGGCTAATGCAGGAATACAGGCTTTCTCATTCTTCAGCTTCAACAAGTAGTAGCAATCGATCATCCTCTAGAAGATCAACAACTCATTCCACAAAT GAGTATAGTAAATGG CTCCCTCTGATTTGTTGTGTACACGAAAGCAACTCTGACAATGATAGCGCAGAGCTTTCATGCTTGGATGAAGTATTCCTTTCACTAGATGATCTTGATGATGATAACATTAGTTCGCCCCATTAG